A single window of Nocardia sp. NBC_01327 DNA harbors:
- a CDS encoding response regulator transcription factor: protein MINVFLVDDHEIVRRGLIDLLEGDPELTVIGEAGNVAEALARIPALRPDVAVLDVRLPDGNGIELCRELLDKLDDLRCLILTSFTDEQAMMDAILAGASGYVVKDIKGMELAKAIKEVGSGRSLLDNRAAAALMQRLRRSTQPDGPLAGLTDQERKLLGLLGDGLTNRQIAERMFLAEKTVKNYVSRLLAKLGMERRTQAAVLASKLRTGQ, encoded by the coding sequence ATGATCAATGTCTTTCTCGTCGACGATCACGAAATCGTGCGGCGCGGATTGATCGATCTCCTGGAGGGCGATCCCGAACTGACCGTCATCGGGGAGGCAGGCAATGTCGCCGAGGCCCTGGCCCGCATTCCCGCACTCCGCCCCGATGTGGCGGTGCTCGATGTGCGGCTGCCCGACGGCAATGGCATCGAGCTGTGCCGCGAGCTCCTGGACAAACTCGATGACCTGCGCTGCCTCATCCTGACCTCGTTCACCGATGAGCAGGCCATGATGGACGCCATTCTCGCCGGAGCCAGCGGCTATGTGGTCAAGGACATCAAAGGTATGGAATTGGCCAAGGCCATCAAGGAGGTCGGCTCGGGGCGCTCGCTGCTCGACAATCGCGCGGCCGCCGCCCTCATGCAGCGACTGCGGCGCAGTACCCAGCCCGACGGCCCGCTGGCCGGGCTCACCGATCAGGAGCGAAAGCTGCTCGGGCTGCTGGGGGACGGACTGACCAACCGGCAGATCGCCGAGCGAATGTTCCTCGCGGAGAAGACAGTCAAGAACTACGTCTCGCGTCTGCTCGCCAAACTCGGCATGGAGCGCCGCACCCAGGCGGCGGTGCTGGCCTCGAAACTGCGCACGGGGCAATAA
- a CDS encoding TetR/AcrR family transcriptional regulator, translated as MPTGMAIRDVRAQLFDAAERVVLRDGPSALTSRAVTTEAGCAKGVLHRHFADFDDFLAELVLDRITRIDQQAMALRASAGTGTVVGNLAEALTTVFGSLAVAIVSLVIFRDELRARLRQRRPTGVPLLAEATAMVAGYLAAEQGLGRVRGDADIDSLAPTLIGAGHLLFADRTAAPPEPAAVTAVVTTVVAGALVR; from the coding sequence GTGCCGACAGGGATGGCCATACGTGATGTGCGGGCGCAATTGTTCGACGCCGCCGAGCGGGTAGTGCTCCGGGACGGGCCGAGCGCGCTGACCAGCCGGGCCGTCACCACGGAGGCGGGCTGCGCGAAAGGCGTCCTGCACCGGCACTTCGCCGATTTCGACGACTTCCTCGCCGAGCTGGTACTGGACCGCATCACCCGAATCGATCAGCAGGCCATGGCTTTACGCGCATCCGCCGGAACCGGAACCGTCGTCGGCAACCTGGCCGAGGCGCTGACCACCGTCTTCGGATCTCTCGCCGTGGCGATTGTCAGCCTGGTCATTTTCCGGGACGAGCTGCGGGCGCGATTGCGGCAGCGTCGACCTACCGGCGTGCCGCTGCTGGCCGAGGCGACTGCCATGGTCGCCGGATATCTCGCCGCCGAGCAGGGGCTGGGTCGTGTGCGCGGTGATGCCGATATCGACTCGCTCGCACCCACACTCATCGGCGCCGGGCATCTGCTCTTCGCCGATCGCACCGCCGCCCCGCCGGAACCTGCGGCCGTCACCGCCGTGGTGACCACGGTCGTCGCCGGAGCCCTGGTGCGATAG